One stretch of Arachis duranensis cultivar V14167 chromosome 1, aradu.V14167.gnm2.J7QH, whole genome shotgun sequence DNA includes these proteins:
- the LOC107466057 gene encoding nuclear transcription factor Y subunit B-3 (The sequence of the model RefSeq protein was modified relative to this genomic sequence to represent the inferred CDS: added 54 bases not found in genome assembly), with protein METGGGFHGYRNLPTTTSGLKLSVSEMNMRAVENNTGSNNNNHTDDNECTVREQDRFMPIANVIRIMRKILPPHAKISDDAKETIQECVSEYISFITGEANERCQREQRKTITAEDVLWAMSKLGFDDYIEPLTMYLHRYRELEGDRTSMRGEPLGKRTVDYGTLGVAAASTFVPPFHIGHHHHHPHPSSYYGTPMGNYIRDAPNAGSSLQPPSLAHAEPNTQYK; from the coding sequence GGGTTGAAGTTATCTGTGTCAGAGATGAACATGAGAGCAGTAGAAAACAACACAggaagcaataataataatcatacaGATGATAATGAATGCACTGTGAGGGAGCAAGATCGGTTCATGCCAATAGCAAATGTGATTAGGATAATGCGCAAGATCCTACCACCGCACGCTAAAATCTCTGATGACGCAAAAGAAACAATACAAGAATGCGTATCAGAGTACATCAGCTTCATCACCGGAGAAGCCAACGAGCGGTGTCAGAGGGAGCAACGGAAGACCATCACGGCGGAGGACGTTCTTTGGGCAATGAGTAAGCTTGGCTTTGACGATTACATTGAGCCTCTGACGATGTACCTTCACAGGTACCGTGAGCTTGAAGGTGACCGTACCTCCATGAGAGGAGAGCCACTTGGAAAGAGGACTGTTGACTATGGAACTCTTGGTGTTGCTGCTGCTTCTACTTTTGTTCCACCGTTTCACATTGgacatcaccatcatcatcctcATCCCAGTAGCTATTATGGTACACCCATGGGGAATTACATTAGAGATGCACCCAATGCTGGCTCGTCTCTTCAGCCTCCTTCACTTGCTCATGCTGAACCAAATACTCAATACAAATGA